A genomic stretch from Pseudomonas alkylphenolica includes:
- a CDS encoding lipoprotein: protein MFKRSTFTLGGAALSGALLLSGCANQMSQRSEHEERIERKLLEHSLQIDVGDPKVLELPQRRVRIHEQKNFEVTEFEVTRRYDRYTPYQPWREVYEIPLGAVAVVAGVGANVVNIFALGNLPDSVTRDWFSYGVDGLNPFMNTQSNGRAQQNLAGINEVQKDKRQEYTSLPWSDRPVEVKAGKVNHTLTTDRNGVLLLNLLDSPFSEQNLTHIGTLHLQVADEDNNVRGDASLLISSTLRNKLVEAHDLIFDDLEDDEVSQWVHRVKRLSELGLEEEASELEQSLIELTRNDPELQQEFLQSLTKDAGRLVADPGVH, encoded by the coding sequence ATGTTCAAGCGAAGTACCTTTACCCTGGGGGGCGCCGCACTGAGCGGCGCCCTGTTGCTCAGCGGTTGCGCCAACCAGATGTCCCAGCGCAGCGAGCATGAGGAACGCATCGAGCGCAAGCTGCTCGAACACAGCCTGCAGATCGATGTCGGGGACCCGAAGGTACTCGAACTGCCCCAGCGGCGTGTGCGCATTCACGAACAGAAGAACTTCGAAGTCACCGAGTTCGAAGTCACCCGTCGATATGATCGCTACACGCCCTACCAACCCTGGCGGGAAGTCTACGAGATTCCCCTGGGCGCGGTGGCTGTAGTGGCCGGCGTCGGTGCCAACGTGGTCAATATTTTCGCGCTGGGCAACCTGCCCGATAGTGTTACCCGCGACTGGTTCAGCTACGGTGTCGACGGCCTCAACCCGTTCATGAACACCCAGTCCAATGGCCGCGCCCAGCAGAACCTTGCCGGGATCAACGAGGTCCAGAAGGACAAACGCCAGGAGTACACCAGCCTGCCGTGGAGCGATCGTCCGGTTGAGGTCAAGGCCGGCAAGGTCAACCATACGCTGACTACCGATCGCAACGGGGTGCTGTTGCTGAATCTGCTCGACAGCCCGTTCTCCGAGCAGAACCTGACCCACATCGGCACCCTGCACCTGCAGGTCGCCGATGAAGACAACAACGTCCGTGGCGATGCCAGCCTGCTGATCAGCAGCACCTTGCGCAACAAGCTGGTGGAAGCCCACGACCTGATCTTCGACGACCTTGAAGACGATGAAGTCAGTCAGTGGGTGCACCGGGTCAAACGCCTATCTGAACTGGGCCTGGAAGAAGAAGCCAGCGAGCTGGAGCAGAGCCTGATCGAACTCACCCGCAACGATCCTGAGCTGCAACAGGAGTTTCTCCAGTCACTGACCAAGGATGCCGGCCGTCTGGTCGCCGACCCTGGCGTGCATTGA
- a CDS encoding HIT family protein: protein MFDLDPRLQEDTYVLGDFPLCRLLLSKDANYPWFILVPRRADISELFQLDDSDQAQLWKETTALAENLKDSFAADKMNVATLGNVVSQLHMHVIVRRRNDPAWPAPVWGNKPATTYSAEQLADVRKRLATVLDDNFTFAEV from the coding sequence GTGTTTGATCTGGATCCACGTCTTCAAGAAGACACCTATGTGCTTGGGGACTTTCCTCTTTGTCGGCTGTTGCTGAGCAAGGACGCCAACTATCCCTGGTTTATTCTGGTGCCGCGTCGTGCTGATATCAGTGAATTGTTTCAACTGGATGACAGTGATCAGGCGCAACTCTGGAAAGAAACCACAGCCTTGGCCGAAAACCTCAAGGACAGTTTTGCTGCCGATAAAATGAATGTCGCCACACTGGGCAATGTCGTCAGTCAACTTCATATGCATGTCATCGTGCGGCGACGTAACGACCCGGCCTGGCCTGCTCCTGTCTGGGGAAACAAACCGGCAACTACTTATAGCGCCGAGCAGCTTGCCGATGTTCGCAAGCGTCTGGCGACAGTGCTCGATGACAACTTCACATTCGCCGAGGTGTGA
- a CDS encoding cold-shock protein codes for MFKIVHLLTGAAALLLSFIPSLRTDAVPLLQQPEAIYLALFGLLNLLLAPVVPQHYKGARLHVQRLASVLLVLAVVLQTLTLLARPELGNLPALSVTLLAVALHLIAGFLKSTSARSQHTQYDMSNRDTGTVKWFNTSKGFGFISRDSGDDIFVHFRAIRGEGHRVLVEGQRVEFSVMNRDKGLQAEDVIAAPRR; via the coding sequence ATGTTCAAGATCGTCCACCTGTTGACGGGCGCTGCAGCTTTGCTGCTGTCCTTCATACCCAGTCTAAGAACCGATGCAGTGCCCCTGCTGCAGCAACCGGAGGCCATTTACCTGGCACTGTTCGGCCTGCTCAACCTGCTTCTCGCTCCCGTGGTCCCCCAGCACTACAAAGGCGCACGCCTGCACGTCCAGCGCCTGGCCAGTGTTTTGCTGGTACTGGCCGTGGTGCTGCAAACCCTGACCCTGCTGGCCCGCCCGGAACTAGGCAATCTGCCAGCGCTGAGCGTCACCCTGCTGGCCGTTGCGCTGCACTTGATCGCCGGCTTCCTCAAAAGCACCAGCGCGCGCAGCCAGCACACCCAGTACGACATGAGCAACCGCGATACCGGTACGGTCAAGTGGTTCAACACGTCCAAGGGCTTTGGCTTCATCTCCCGCGATTCGGGAGATGACATTTTTGTCCACTTCCGCGCTATTCGCGGCGAAGGTCACCGTGTCCTGGTCGAAGGCCAGCGTGTGGAGTTCTCGGTGATGAATCGCGACAAAGGCCTGCAAGCCGAAGACGTGATCGCCGCCCCACGGCGCTGA
- a CDS encoding proline--tRNA ligase → MRTSQYLLATQKETPSDAVVISHQLMLRAGMIRKLASGLYTWLPMGLRVMRKVETVVREEMNAAGALEVLMPSIQPAELWQESGRWEQYGPELLRLKDRHGRDFCVGPTHEEVITDLARNELNSYKQLPLNMYQIQTKFRDEIRPRFGLMRGREFIMKDAYSFHADQASLQDTYDRMHLAYSNIFTRLGLDFRPVQADTGSIGGSYSHEFHVLAESGEDDVIFSDSSDYAANIEKAEAIPRETVRLAPSEELRLVDTPDAKTIAQLVENYGLAIEKTVKTLIVHAAEEGKLIALIVRGDHELNEIKAANLPEVASPLVMASDEELRDAIGAGAGSLGPLNLPLPCIIDRSVALMSDFGVGANIDDKHYFGVNWERDLPVPQVADLRNVVEGDPSPDGQGTLVIKRGIEVGHIFQLGTKYSEALKCQVLGENGKPVTLSMGCYGIGVSRVVAAAIEQNYDENGIIWSDTLAPFQVALVPLRYETEQVREATDKLYAELTAAGFDVLLDDRDKKTSPGIKFADMELIGIPHRIVVSDRGLADGNLEYKHRTERDAQPLPVAEVLSFLQARIRR, encoded by the coding sequence ATGCGCACCAGTCAATATTTGCTCGCTACCCAGAAAGAAACCCCTTCCGACGCGGTCGTCATCAGCCACCAGCTCATGCTGCGTGCCGGCATGATCCGCAAGCTCGCATCCGGCCTTTATACCTGGCTGCCGATGGGCCTTCGGGTAATGCGCAAGGTTGAGACCGTGGTCCGCGAGGAAATGAACGCCGCTGGCGCCCTCGAAGTGCTGATGCCAAGCATCCAGCCTGCAGAGCTGTGGCAGGAATCCGGCCGCTGGGAACAGTACGGCCCTGAGCTGCTGCGTCTGAAAGACCGTCACGGTCGCGATTTCTGCGTGGGCCCGACCCATGAAGAAGTGATCACCGACCTGGCCCGCAACGAACTCAACAGCTATAAACAGCTGCCATTGAACATGTACCAGATCCAGACCAAGTTCCGTGACGAAATCCGTCCGCGCTTCGGCCTGATGCGTGGCCGCGAATTCATCATGAAGGACGCTTACTCCTTCCATGCCGACCAGGCTTCCCTGCAGGATACCTACGACCGCATGCACCTGGCCTACAGCAACATCTTTACCCGCCTGGGCCTGGACTTCCGTCCTGTGCAAGCCGACACCGGCTCGATCGGCGGTAGCTACTCCCACGAATTCCATGTACTGGCCGAGTCCGGTGAAGACGATGTGATCTTCAGCGACAGCTCCGACTACGCCGCCAACATCGAGAAGGCCGAGGCCATTCCACGGGAAACCGTGCGCCTTGCGCCAAGCGAAGAGTTGCGCCTGGTCGATACCCCGGACGCCAAGACCATCGCGCAACTGGTGGAAAACTACGGCCTGGCGATCGAAAAGACCGTCAAGACCCTGATCGTCCACGCGGCCGAAGAAGGCAAGCTGATTGCCCTGATCGTCCGTGGCGATCACGAACTGAACGAAATCAAGGCCGCCAACCTGCCGGAAGTCGCCAGCCCGCTGGTCATGGCCAGCGACGAAGAACTGCGTGACGCCATCGGCGCTGGCGCAGGCTCGCTCGGCCCGCTGAACCTGCCGCTGCCATGCATCATCGACCGTTCGGTTGCGCTGATGAGCGACTTCGGCGTGGGTGCCAACATCGACGACAAGCACTATTTCGGCGTCAACTGGGAGCGTGACCTGCCCGTTCCACAAGTGGCCGACCTGCGTAACGTCGTCGAGGGCGACCCAAGCCCGGATGGCCAGGGTACCCTGGTGATCAAGCGCGGCATCGAAGTCGGGCACATCTTCCAGCTCGGCACCAAGTACAGCGAAGCACTCAAGTGCCAGGTACTGGGCGAAAACGGCAAGCCGGTGACCCTGAGCATGGGTTGCTACGGTATCGGCGTGTCCCGCGTGGTGGCTGCGGCTATCGAGCAGAACTACGACGAAAACGGCATCATCTGGAGCGACACCCTGGCCCCGTTCCAGGTCGCCCTGGTACCGCTGCGCTACGAAACCGAACAGGTTCGCGAAGCCACCGACAAGCTCTACGCCGAACTGACCGCCGCCGGTTTCGACGTGCTGCTGGACGACCGCGACAAAAAGACCAGCCCGGGGATCAAGTTTGCCGACATGGAACTGATCGGCATTCCGCACCGCATTGTGGTCAGCGACCGCGGCCTGGCCGATGGCAACCTGGAATACAAGCACCGCACCGAACGTGACGCGCAACCGCTGCCAGTGGCCGAGGTGCTGTCGTTCCTGCAAGCCCGCATCCGCCGCTAA
- the mprF gene encoding bifunctional lysylphosphatidylglycerol flippase/synthetase MprF, translated as MHSQTPETQAPVTSALPNAAQHLRWLDRLSRYRQPIGLAVTLLLFTIALIACRHLLSELDIYALHDSLLSVPPTALAGAFMATIAGFIILLGYEWSASRYAGVQLPPRTLVMGGFSAFAIGNAIGLSLLSGGSVRYRLYARQGIGAAEVARMTLFASLSLGCALPPLAALATLSNLPAAAAALHLPQALLAGIALAVLGLAALLAYGLYRRRLPEQPQVDNLLVRIGRRTLRLPGARLTFLQLLITALDVAAAATVLYLLLPEAPPFGAFLLVYLLALAAGVLSHVPGGVGVFEAILLAAFADQLGAAPLAAALLLYRLIYVVLPLLLACALLLSSEARRYLVTRQAIKAASGLAAPVLAVLVFLSGVVLLFSGATPEIDERLEHLGFLIPHRLIDASHFGASLIGVLCLLLAQGLRRRLSAAWMLTTILLLVGALLSLLKGFDWEEASILTFTACLLALFRRSFYRPSRLLELPFSPVYLAASACVIGASIWLLLFAYQDVPYSHQLWWQFTLDADAPRGLRSALGSAVLLVAVALTWLLRTARPVIHLPNTEELQRANRILQASDQPDGGLALTGDKALLFHPDDDAFLMYAHRGRSLVALYDPIGPAHKRAEMIWQFRDLCDVHHARPVFYQVRAENLPFYMDIGLTAIKLGEEARVDLKRFDLDAKGKEMKDLRYTWNRGGRDGLSLEVHEPGQAPLEELKVISDAWLSGKNVREKGFSLGRFSPEYLQHFRIALIRFEGRPVAFANLLETHSRELASLDLMRAHPQAPKLTMEFMMIGLIQHYKHQAYARFSLGMVPLSGLQPRRGAPLTQRLGSIVFQRGEQLYNFQGLRRFKDKFQPDWEPRYMAVPAGLDPLVALADTAALIAGGLTGLVKR; from the coding sequence ATGCATAGCCAGACACCCGAAACACAAGCACCTGTCACCTCTGCGCTGCCCAACGCCGCCCAGCATTTACGCTGGCTTGACCGCTTGAGCCGTTATCGCCAGCCAATTGGCCTGGCGGTGACCTTGCTGTTGTTCACCATCGCCCTGATCGCTTGCCGTCATCTGCTCAGCGAGCTGGACATCTATGCCCTGCATGATTCGCTGCTCAGCGTGCCACCCACGGCCCTGGCCGGAGCATTCATGGCAACGATTGCAGGGTTCATCATCCTTTTGGGTTACGAGTGGTCTGCCAGTCGCTATGCCGGCGTTCAACTGCCGCCGCGGACCTTGGTCATGGGTGGTTTCAGCGCCTTCGCCATAGGCAACGCCATCGGCCTGTCACTGCTCTCCGGCGGATCGGTGCGTTACCGACTGTATGCCCGCCAGGGTATTGGTGCCGCTGAAGTCGCGCGCATGACCCTGTTCGCCAGCCTCTCGCTCGGTTGTGCGCTACCGCCGCTGGCAGCCCTGGCAACCCTGAGCAATCTGCCAGCAGCAGCGGCAGCCTTGCATCTTCCACAAGCACTGCTGGCCGGTATTGCACTGGCTGTGCTGGGCCTGGCTGCGCTGCTGGCCTACGGCCTGTACCGTCGTCGTCTGCCGGAGCAGCCGCAGGTAGACAACCTGCTGGTGCGCATCGGCCGCCGCACCCTGCGCCTGCCCGGCGCACGCCTGACCTTCCTGCAATTGCTGATCACCGCCCTGGATGTTGCCGCCGCGGCGACGGTGCTGTACCTGCTATTGCCTGAAGCACCGCCCTTCGGCGCATTCCTGCTGGTGTACCTGCTGGCCCTGGCTGCGGGAGTGCTGAGTCATGTTCCCGGGGGCGTCGGGGTGTTCGAGGCGATTCTGCTGGCCGCTTTCGCCGATCAACTTGGTGCCGCGCCCCTGGCCGCCGCCCTGCTGCTCTATCGCCTGATCTACGTGGTACTGCCATTACTTCTGGCCTGCGCCCTGTTGCTGAGCAGCGAGGCACGGCGGTATCTGGTTACCCGTCAGGCCATCAAGGCAGCATCCGGACTGGCTGCCCCAGTGCTGGCAGTACTGGTGTTTCTCTCTGGTGTAGTGCTGCTGTTTTCCGGCGCCACCCCGGAAATCGACGAACGTCTCGAACACCTGGGCTTCCTTATTCCCCATCGCCTGATCGACGCCTCGCATTTCGGCGCCAGCCTGATTGGCGTGTTGTGCCTGCTGCTGGCCCAGGGCCTGCGCCGTCGCCTGTCCGCCGCCTGGATGCTGACCACCATCCTGCTGCTGGTCGGCGCCCTGCTCTCGCTGCTCAAGGGCTTTGACTGGGAAGAGGCCAGTATCCTGACCTTCACCGCCTGCCTGCTGGCACTGTTCCGGCGCTCCTTCTACCGCCCCAGCCGCTTGCTGGAGCTGCCCTTCTCACCGGTCTATCTGGCAGCCAGCGCTTGCGTCATTGGCGCGTCGATCTGGCTGTTGCTGTTCGCTTATCAGGACGTGCCCTATAGCCATCAATTGTGGTGGCAATTCACCCTGGACGCCGACGCCCCGCGCGGCCTGCGCTCGGCCCTGGGCAGCGCGGTACTGCTGGTAGCGGTCGCCCTGACCTGGTTGCTGCGTACCGCGCGCCCGGTGATTCACCTGCCAAACACCGAAGAGCTGCAACGCGCCAACCGCATTCTGCAAGCCTCGGATCAACCCGACGGCGGCCTGGCGCTGACCGGGGACAAGGCGCTGCTGTTCCACCCCGATGACGATGCCTTCCTTATGTACGCTCACCGAGGCCGCAGCCTGGTCGCCCTGTACGATCCGATCGGCCCGGCGCACAAACGTGCCGAAATGATCTGGCAGTTCCGCGACTTGTGTGACGTGCACCATGCCCGCCCGGTGTTCTACCAGGTGCGTGCCGAGAACCTGCCGTTCTATATGGACATCGGCCTGACCGCGATCAAGCTCGGCGAAGAGGCGCGGGTCGATCTCAAACGCTTTGACCTGGATGCCAAGGGCAAGGAGATGAAAGACCTGCGCTACACCTGGAACCGCGGTGGTCGCGACGGCTTGAGCCTGGAAGTACATGAACCGGGGCAAGCCCCGCTTGAGGAGCTGAAGGTTATCTCCGACGCCTGGCTGAGCGGCAAGAACGTGCGCGAGAAAGGCTTTTCTCTAGGCCGATTCAGCCCAGAATACCTGCAACATTTCCGGATTGCCCTGATCCGCTTCGAGGGACGCCCGGTAGCCTTTGCCAACTTGCTGGAAACCCACAGCCGCGAACTGGCCAGCCTCGACCTGATGCGCGCCCATCCACAGGCGCCGAAGCTGACCATGGAGTTCATGATGATCGGTCTGATCCAGCACTATAAGCACCAGGCCTACGCCCGCTTCAGTCTGGGCATGGTGCCTCTTTCCGGACTGCAGCCGCGCCGTGGCGCACCGCTGACCCAACGCCTGGGCTCAATCGTGTTCCAGCGCGGCGAGCAGCTCTATAACTTCCAGGGCCTGAGACGCTTCAAGGACAAGTTCCAGCCTGACTGGGAACCCCGTTACATGGCCGTGCCTGCCGGACTCGATCCGCTGGTGGCACTGGCTGACACTGCCGCCCTGATCGCCGGCGGCCTGACTGGATTGGTGAAACGCTGA
- a CDS encoding SlyX family protein: MTLEARVTELESRVAFQDDTIQALNDVLVEQQRVVERLQLQMAALLKRYEEMVGQYQSSEEEAPPPHY; the protein is encoded by the coding sequence ATGACACTTGAAGCGCGGGTAACCGAGCTGGAAAGCCGTGTGGCCTTCCAGGACGATACAATCCAGGCCCTTAATGATGTGCTGGTCGAGCAGCAGCGGGTGGTTGAGCGCCTGCAGTTGCAGATGGCGGCACTGCTCAAGCGTTACGAGGAAATGGTCGGCCAATACCAGAGCAGTGAAGAAGAGGCCCCGCCACCGCATTATTGA
- a CDS encoding Dps family protein: protein MAIDIGISEEDRKSIVDGLSRLLSDTYVLYLKTHNFHWNVTGPAFRTLHLMFEEQYNELALAVDSIAERIRALGFPAPGAYSIYARLSSIKEEEGVPPAEEMIKQLVEGQEAVTRTARSIFPLLDKVSDEPTADLLTQRMQVHEKTAWMLRSLLEG, encoded by the coding sequence ATGGCTATTGATATCGGTATCAGCGAAGAAGACCGCAAGTCCATTGTCGATGGGTTGTCGCGGCTCTTGTCGGATACTTATGTACTCTATCTGAAGACCCATAACTTCCACTGGAACGTGACCGGCCCGGCCTTTCGCACATTGCACTTGATGTTTGAAGAGCAATATAACGAACTGGCCCTGGCCGTGGACTCCATTGCTGAACGCATCCGTGCCCTGGGTTTTCCGGCGCCCGGTGCTTATTCGATCTACGCCCGTTTGTCTTCGATCAAGGAAGAAGAGGGCGTGCCGCCTGCCGAGGAAATGATCAAACAGCTGGTGGAAGGGCAGGAGGCCGTGACCCGCACGGCGCGCAGCATTTTCCCGCTGCTCGATAAAGTCAGCGACGAGCCGACTGCAGACCTGCTCACCCAGCGCATGCAAGTGCACGAAAAGACTGCCTGGATGTTGCGCTCGTTGCTGGAAGGTTAA
- a CDS encoding OprD family porin, which translates to MRVMKWSIIALAVAAGTSQMAFASSQSESKGFVEDSSLNVKTRMLYFSRDPRNSTAPTDGSPRRSEETGLGFLGTYESGFTQGAVGFGVDAIGMLGIKLDSGKGRAGTGQFPTGSDGRSEDSFSEGGGAVKMRISDTVLKYGTQFTALPVLATDDSRLLPETIEGFLLTSKEINGLELNAGHFTALNAQSQSYHDSIGGKDRQTGIKGPGLTSADVLGGSYSFTDNLSASLYYSKVEDYWRKYYANVNWALPINDDQGLVFDVNFYDTKSDGAALYTAYDGDKLDNQAFSLSAAYNIGAHTFTLAHQRITGEGDYGYGIDGGGTIFLANSVARSDFNAEDERSWQARYDLNMASYGVPGLSFMTRYVTGEGANVEGTTNGKEWERDIEAKYVLQEGPAKDLSFRVRQATYRSADGVYYGSSSLDELRLIVEYPLSIL; encoded by the coding sequence ATGCGCGTGATGAAGTGGAGCATAATCGCCCTGGCTGTTGCAGCAGGCACCTCGCAAATGGCATTCGCCTCTTCGCAAAGTGAATCCAAGGGCTTTGTTGAAGACAGCTCGCTGAACGTCAAAACCCGCATGCTGTATTTCAGCCGTGACCCACGCAACAGCACGGCTCCGACAGATGGTAGCCCACGACGCTCCGAAGAAACCGGCCTGGGCTTTCTCGGCACCTACGAGTCCGGCTTTACCCAAGGCGCTGTAGGCTTCGGTGTTGACGCCATCGGCATGCTCGGGATCAAACTGGACAGCGGCAAGGGCCGTGCCGGTACCGGTCAGTTCCCTACTGGATCTGACGGTCGCTCCGAAGACTCCTTCTCTGAAGGCGGCGGCGCAGTCAAAATGCGCATCTCTGACACCGTCCTCAAGTACGGCACCCAGTTCACCGCCCTGCCGGTTCTGGCCACCGACGACAGCCGCCTGCTGCCAGAAACCATTGAAGGCTTCCTGCTCACCAGCAAGGAAATCAACGGCCTGGAGCTGAACGCCGGTCACTTCACCGCGCTCAACGCTCAATCGCAGTCGTATCACGACAGTATCGGTGGCAAGGATCGCCAGACAGGCATCAAGGGCCCTGGCCTGACCAGTGCCGACGTTCTCGGTGGTAGCTACTCCTTCACCGACAACCTGAGCGCCAGCCTCTACTACTCCAAAGTTGAAGATTACTGGCGCAAGTACTACGCCAACGTCAACTGGGCGCTGCCAATCAATGATGACCAAGGCCTGGTGTTCGATGTCAACTTCTATGACACCAAGAGCGACGGCGCTGCCCTGTATACCGCCTATGACGGCGACAAGCTGGACAACCAGGCATTCAGCCTGTCGGCGGCCTACAACATTGGCGCCCACACCTTCACCCTGGCTCACCAGCGTATAACCGGTGAAGGCGACTACGGCTATGGCATTGACGGTGGCGGCACGATCTTCCTGGCCAACTCCGTAGCCCGTTCCGACTTCAACGCCGAAGACGAGCGCTCCTGGCAGGCTCGCTACGACCTGAACATGGCCAGCTACGGCGTACCAGGCCTGAGTTTCATGACCCGTTACGTGACCGGTGAAGGTGCCAACGTCGAAGGCACCACCAACGGTAAAGAGTGGGAACGCGACATCGAAGCCAAGTACGTCCTGCAAGAAGGCCCTGCCAAGGACCTGAGCTTCCGCGTGCGTCAGGCCACCTACCGTTCCGCCGACGGCGTTTACTACGGTTCGTCCTCGCTGGACGAACTGCGTCTGATCGTCGAGTACCCGCTGAGCATCCTGTAA
- a CDS encoding FmdB family zinc ribbon protein, translating to MPLYDYQCASCDHQMEVLQKISADPLTDCPACQKPELKKLISAPGFRLGGTGWYETDFKTGAKKNLAGGDKAD from the coding sequence ATGCCCCTGTACGACTATCAATGTGCTTCCTGTGATCACCAGATGGAAGTCCTCCAGAAGATCAGCGCCGACCCGCTGACCGATTGCCCGGCGTGTCAGAAGCCCGAGCTGAAGAAGCTGATTTCTGCCCCGGGGTTCCGCTTGGGCGGTACAGGCTGGTATGAAACCGACTTCAAGACCGGCGCGAAAAAGAACCTTGCAGGCGGCGACAAGGCCGACTGA
- the dinB gene encoding DNA polymerase IV, with amino-acid sequence MSQRKIIHIDCDCFYAAIEMRDDPRLAGRPLAVGGSAERRGVIATCNYEARAYGVRSAMSSRHALNLCPDLLIVKPRMDAYKEASREIHTIFRDYTDLIEPLSLDEAYLDVSDSSWFAGSATRIAADIRRRVAQQLHITVSAGVAPNKFLAKIASDWRKPNGLFVITPNEVEAFVAALPVSKLHGVGKVTADKLGRLGITNCLELRDWSRLALAREFGSFGERLWGLARGIDDRAVHNDSRRQSVSVENTYDTDLPDLASCLEKLPELLETLAGRMARIDDSYRPGKPFVKVKFHDFTQTTLEQAGAGRDLGSYQQLLSQAFARGGKPVRLLGIGVRLQDLRAGHEQLELFSRD; translated from the coding sequence ATGTCCCAGCGCAAGATCATCCATATTGATTGCGATTGCTTTTACGCCGCTATTGAAATGCGTGACGACCCGCGTCTGGCCGGGCGGCCGCTGGCTGTCGGTGGCTCGGCTGAGCGCCGCGGGGTCATCGCCACCTGTAACTACGAGGCGCGGGCCTATGGTGTGCGTTCGGCAATGTCGTCCCGGCATGCTCTCAATCTGTGCCCTGATCTGCTGATCGTAAAGCCGCGCATGGATGCCTATAAAGAAGCATCCAGGGAAATACACACGATCTTTCGCGACTACACCGATCTGATCGAGCCCTTGTCGCTGGACGAAGCCTACCTGGATGTCTCGGACAGCTCCTGGTTTGCCGGTAGCGCAACGCGGATTGCCGCGGATATTCGCCGCCGGGTCGCCCAGCAACTGCACATCACCGTGTCGGCCGGGGTGGCGCCGAACAAGTTCCTGGCCAAGATCGCCAGTGATTGGCGCAAGCCCAACGGCTTGTTTGTGATCACGCCCAACGAAGTCGAAGCGTTTGTTGCTGCGCTGCCGGTCAGCAAATTGCACGGCGTGGGCAAGGTGACTGCGGACAAGCTCGGCCGCCTGGGCATCACTAACTGCCTGGAGCTGCGCGACTGGAGTCGCCTGGCGCTGGCCCGCGAGTTCGGCAGTTTTGGCGAGCGTCTGTGGGGGCTGGCGCGGGGTATCGATGATCGTGCGGTGCACAACGACAGTCGTCGTCAATCAGTCAGTGTCGAAAACACCTACGACACGGATCTCCCCGATCTGGCCAGCTGCCTGGAGAAACTGCCGGAACTTTTGGAGACCCTGGCCGGACGCATGGCGCGTATCGATGACAGTTACCGGCCGGGCAAACCCTTCGTCAAAGTGAAGTTCCACGATTTTACCCAGACCACCCTGGAGCAGGCCGGTGCCGGGCGTGACTTGGGCAGTTATCAGCAATTGCTCAGCCAGGCCTTCGCCCGTGGCGGCAAACCGGTGAGGCTGCTGGGTATCGGCGTGCGCTTGCAGGATTTGCGCGCGGGCCATGAGCAGCTGGAGCTGTTTAGTCGCGACTGA
- a CDS encoding ribbon-helix-helix domain-containing protein, with amino-acid sequence MNRAGRGAGGPGKEGVDPFEANFNMGLAQPLSRSVRLNGFATCLRLEEVYWRILERIAEVNQCSVNAVLSYVDREVHLRYGGVKNFSGLIRVVCVVFLLGTQVTR; translated from the coding sequence ATGAATCGCGCAGGGCGTGGGGCGGGCGGGCCGGGCAAGGAAGGGGTCGATCCGTTCGAGGCGAACTTCAATATGGGCCTGGCCCAGCCGCTGTCCCGCTCGGTGCGCTTGAATGGATTTGCCACTTGTCTGCGACTGGAAGAGGTCTATTGGCGAATTCTTGAGCGGATCGCCGAGGTCAACCAGTGTTCGGTCAACGCCGTGCTGTCCTACGTGGACCGCGAGGTACACCTGCGTTATGGCGGGGTGAAAAATTTCAGTGGCCTGATCCGGGTGGTCTGTGTGGTCTTTCTGCTGGGCACGCAGGTGACACGCTAG